GTTAATAAGCAGAAGAACAGGAGTTCTAGCACTGTTCTCTTTAACAGCAATTCCATGCTCTTTTCACTAAGCGCTAGTGTAGCTCGTGTACCTTGGTGACAAAGTGCCAACCCTCACTCTTCTTGCCATGATTCCTTCCTTGCGTagttttccaaaagaaaagtGCTCCTAACCCTCTTTGAGAAAACCACTGCGTAAACATTGCTGCATTTCTTGCTTCAGGTTAGTCCCTTAACCTGGCGTGCTTTTGCTGAAGTTCCCTGCCCCTGTTGTCGAAGGCCAAGAACTGGCCACTGCTCCCACTGtgctctccagcctccttgaCTCCCGATTCCTTTTCTGCTGATGGGCACCCAGCTTGGTCCTGAGCTGCTTGCCTTGGCGATTCCTTCATTCCCATTGCCCCAGTTCTCAGCGCTTCACCTGGGCTTGATTCATGCTATTGAGTTCTTGACAGCCCCCCAGCTACAATCTAGGACATAGTCCTTTAACGCGGCTGGGGCTTCACCACTGCCCAGATGATGTCTGCTGAATGTAATCTCAGGGATCACGAGAGCTACATTCCCCATCCTTTGCTCTGCTTGCTTGGTGGGAACCCCAGTTTTTTttagacgcagtctcgctctgttgcctaggctggagtgcagtggcacgatcctggctcactgcagcctccatctcctggggtcaagtgattttcctgtctcagcctcctgaatagctgggattacagatgcccaccatcacacccagctaatttttgtatttttagtagagacagggtttcaccatgttacccaggctggtttcaaactcctgaccttgggcgatctgcctgcctcggcctcccaaagtgctgggattacaggcgtgagccaatcgTGCCTGGCTGTAACCCCCTGCAGTAACCCAACATTTTGCTGTTGCTTGAATCACAACTAAACCTGTCACATCATATCTTAACCCTAGATCCAATTTTCACCCTTGCCCAGCCtagaacaggggtccccaacccctgggttGAGGACGGGTACTGGTCCATGACCTATTAGAACCtgagctgcacagcaggaggtgtgtgtgtgtgtggcgggggtgGGTGTGTGATCATTACCACCTgcactctgcctcctgtcagatcagcggcagcattaggttctcataggagcgcaaaccctattgtgaactgtgcacgtGAGGGATCtagttgcacactccttatgagaacctaatgcttgatgatctgacATAGAAGagtttcatcccaaaactatCCCCCACGCCATTGTCCGTGGATAActtgtggaaaaactgtcttccatgaaactggtccctggtgccaaaaagattggggactgctGCCCTAGCAGAGAGAAGCCTATGCCCCTGTTATTTTGCCTTCTCCTCTGCCCATTGCTACCTCATTCTCAGGCcccaaatacattttttctttatttagggatttatattttcataattgtgTTCTACATTGATTTTTTGTTAACCTAATTATGagcatttattaataattttcttctctcataagcaaaaaatgtttattgtgggaaaacaaagaatataaaaaaatccTACCACAtgtcaaacaaaaacaagaaaggaaaaaacacatgaggattatggaaTCCTACTGTCCATCACTAATCACTAACCactttcccaggctgcagtgtagtggtgccatcaggcctcactgcagcttcaacctgctgggcttaagtgatcctcctgcctcagcctaccaagtagctgggactgcagccacctgccaccacactctgctaatttttaaacatttttaggagACAGTAGTTTTTGCCACACTGCCCAGACtggtgaactcctggcctcaagcagtcctcccaccttggcctcccaaagtgctgggattacaagtgtgagccactgcccaggtggccaatatattttaaataatttaaaaggtttttttttctctttgtattaaaTGGGATGAGGGCAGGAGAGAAAGATAAGATCATTTGTAGAATTTGCACACCTGAGTTGTGGTCTGTAAGAAATCGAGAATATCACTGCACACTTGGCTACATGAAGAACCATGAAGGCCATTCTCACTAAAGACAGCAGGGATAACGTAGCCAATGAGGCTAGAGAATAGTGTGGTTTGTTATGAATCCTCTTTGTGTGTGCTTCAGATTACTTTCATAAAGTAAAATGGGGGCTAAAATGTCCATTTCTTGCTTCAGGTGCATTAGTACTAAGATGCCATCTGCTTATGAACCTGCTTCAAGTGCAATCCTCAATTAGAAAGTCTTTATCAGATTATTTCTATGAGAAGGTTTGTTAGACTCCAATATATGCTCCATAAAAGCTCTGGCTGGGCAGTGGAATGCTGCAGCTCTTTGCTTTTCCAGTGTGAGGATTCTATGCCTGTATGTCAGTAGGTTACATTCCCCACTGGAGAGAATCCATGGTCTCCAGGTGTTGTGTCAGAGGGAAGGAATATCCTTCTATGCTTGCAGACTGTGCTGATAACGGACCTCTGAATCCCCAGGAGCATCAATACCAAAACCTACTGAGATACACCAATGCTGTATTGGATTGTTCCAAAGATGGCAGCATGAGCATACATAGCTCATTCCACATGTACTTCTTACAATGTTCCTGACTTCTCCCCCTGATAGGTGAGGGTCTATGTTCTATACTCTTCAGTCTGGACTAggtaggttttgtttgtttgtttgtttgttttgtgtgtatgtgtgtgttttacagtTTCAACCAATTCATTTGGTGGAAGTGATGCTATGTGACTTCTGAGGTGACTTTATAAAAAGGATAGAGCTTTCACTTAGCTCTCACTCTTGACATACACCATAGGAATCCTGATCCTAGATGTAAGAAGTCAGTTCAGCTACTTCAAAGCTATGATGCTGGGAGGAGTTGTGGGGAGGGCTCTTGGAGATAGGGAGAGATACCCAAGGCTTCTCAGTTATGATAGCCCTCAGCTGTTTTGAGTCTTCCAGCATCAGCTGCCAGAATATGAGTGAGCCAAGTAAACCTATAGATTCCTGGCAGAGTCAAAAGTAAGACCTCTCTAGATAGGTGGCTCCATAGGGCATGAACTACTTCCATGTGGAACAAGTCTCACTGAAGAGAAGCTCACAGCAAAACATAAAGCTTGCAAGGAAACAAGCCACCACAAATATGACTCAGCAAAGGCAACAAAGGCGAGAATTTACACATCAGCAACTCTAGATAATAGAACTTGAAACCCACTtctaaataaatgtgtttaaaatgtttaaaaagacaaagaaagactaGACTCTAAGCTAAAGTAAGATATTATGAAGAAAGAATGtgtaaatctgaaaaataatgaacattctagaaatgcaaataaataaaaagtcaatgGACATATTAAAGAGTAGACTGAATATAATTGCAAAGAGAATTAGAGAATCAGGTAATAAATATGAGGAAATTACCCAAGACTAGCAAAGAgaagtaaaaagatggaaaataccaaagaaaaatgaagacatggaGGATAAAATGAGAAACTCCAGCCCACATCTAATAGGAACGCTAGAAGGATAAAACAGAGGAGAATGCATGGAGTAGAGGCTGGGGTAAGTAATATTTGAATACATAAGGGCTGACAAATTTCCAGAATTGAAGGATTTGGGTCTTCAGGTTAAAATGCACACCAAATCCTGAACAAGATatccaaaaacaaaacccaccttGACACAATGCAATGATGCAAATAtcaactgaaaaaagaaaacgttAACTAGAGAGACAAAAAAATCTGTGATAATGAGACTGACTGCAGACTTCTAATCAACAGCAGCAGATGACCAAAGATAATGGAATAGTCACTTTGAAATGTTAGTATCAATAATGTCAATTTAGAATTCTCTAGCTGATAAAATTATTACTCAAAAGCATAAGGGAAATGGAGTGACAGTGATATACAAATATGTAGAAAATTTTACCCACAGACCTTTGGTGAAAGAACTCCTAAAGAATGTGCTTCCTCAAGACAGAAATTGAGCCCAAAAGGAaagcctgggatacagaaagcaagcaataagagaaaacattggtaaaatattttggtaaattGAATTAGATGATAACTATAAAAGCAGTGACAATGATGACTAATCAGAAGACAATTTAAAATAAGAGGGAATTTAAAAATACCAGACAGTAATACATAGTTTATATGTGGGGAATTTGAgagttaaaatgttttcttctgtttgtttaagATCTGGAAAAGAAGGGGGAGATATTAACTAAGCTCTGATATTAActataaatgttaatattttaagggTAATCACTAAGAATTGAAACAGAAGGTATAAATTTTAAATCAGTAGAATTGTTTAGAAAAGTGAGTAAACTAAAGAAAACTCAATCAATTCGATCAATAAAACGGAagacaagacaggaggaaaaaaaagcaaagaaaaagaaagtgaaatgaaTACAAAATGAGAATGTGGTAATAAATCCAAAGATAGTCATCATAATGTAACAGAGTGTGCTAGTTTTCAGCAAAATCTGTTATGTCTTCCGTAGTAATAGAACTGTGGTTGGGATATGGCTGGCCAGCTAGTGAACTCATTTTCCTGCTCCTTTGCCACTAGCTACAGTCATGAAACTAAGTTCTGGCCATTGGGATATGAGCAGGTGAGAAGTGGGGTCACTCACTTCTGGGTCTGGGCCTTAGGCAGTTGGGTTTCTGCTCCTTTGcgctctcttcttcctttcttaaaCAGGGTCTCCCTAATCAGCTTTCACCCTGTAGATAAGGGCAATGCTCTAGAAATTGGAACGGCAATGTGGAGCAAAAGGAGCCACCCCGAACAACCTGACCACTAATCCTGGCACTGTTCCATGAGAGAAAGCAACACTGTGTGTCTGCTGAGGCAGGGGGAAGGATCTTTCTTATAACAACTTTTTATTCTAATTAACAGACAtgataaatgaaaacagatgaaaataGACTACTAAAAGGCAGACGCTCAGAATGGgtcaataatataaaaattcaagtgTTATTTACAAGACACGCTTAAAACGTAATGACTCAGACTGgtttaaaataaagagatggagagatATTCTTGGCAACCACTAACAAAAATCTACAAAATAGAATCGTACAAAACAGAATTTAAGGGGAAAAACAATGGATAGCTGTCGTAGTCTGTTTCGGTTGCTGTAACAACATACCATAGACCGGGTGgctaataaacaacagaaatgcatttcttacagttctggaggctgggaagtccaagatgcgGATgtgttgtctggtgagggcctgtttcctCACAGTCAGCCATCTGCTCACTTtaacctcacatggcagaaggagtgAAAAGTCTCTCTCTGGACCCCATTTATGAGGGTTCAACCCTCATGACCAAACAGTCTTCCAAAATCCTCACTTCCTAATGCCATCACCCTGGGaatgaggatttcaacatatgaattttggggagacataaacattcagaccatagaaacacacaaatatataatgaccTGAACTGGGCAAACTGAGTTCGAGTCCTGGCTCTGAAGTTTATACAGTAGAACCTTGGGCAGATTGCTTTATTCCTTTGTAGCTTCagtttccatttctataaaagtTGATAACAATATATCTTTTGCAGAACTGTcagaatgaaatgagataatgcatgggAAAACGATTTTCTATAAGCCACAAAAATATAGTAACTCAAGGTACATCACATAAttaattcattccacaaacactAAGCACCTACTGTCAGGAACTGTACTGGGAACTAAGAAGACGAAAGTAAGTCTGTCATAATACTTGCCATCAGAAGACTATACATAAAAACTGAGTTTAATAAAGTCTTCTAAAGCATTATAATTGGGGGAGAGAGAGGCATTTAGTGTAGGGAAAGTGCAGTGAAATCAGTTCTAACCTGCAGCAGGGTCAGAAATGATTTCATAACGAATGTGACTCTCAGGGTGAATCTTGAAAGAGCAGGTAAACTTAGACAGGCTGAGTAACAGAAAGCACACTCCATGTGAGCGCACAGCATAAAAATAAGTGGCCCAATAGGGAATGGTGGTGCAAGAAACTCAGTGTTTAAAGAGACTGGAGACTTAGGCCCTGGCTAAGATATTGGGACTTTACCCTACAGGCTATGGGGAGCCATTGCCAGGGCTGATGTGGGGAATGACTTGgtcaaaaatttgtattttagaaggCTTACTTCGGTCACAACGTGAGATGGCAAGGGTGGAGATGCAACAAACTTAGAGGCAGTGAGACTAATAAGGAGAGTAATGTAGTGTTTCAGGGTCTTGAAACAAGAGACCTGAAACTAGGCAAAAAGCAGTGGAATGGAGGGAAGGTGATAGACAGAAATGATAGGTGCATGGATGGGCAGACAGCAGATGAGAGAAGGAAAAGCCTGGGATAATTTCCAGATTTCTCCTTTGGGTGACTAAGTGGATCGTGGTGACATTTACTGAGAATGAGACTAGAGAGAAAAGCCAGCTGGCAGGAAAGTTGAGTTCTGTTTTAGTCAATTTGAGTTTAAGACCGGTGGGACATCTGGGTAGAGATTTCTGGTAAAAAGTTCGTTTTATAGAACTGGAGATGTGGGACAGAAATGGAAATTTATGAGTTATCAGCACATGGTTGGTAACTGAAGCCATGTGAAGGTCTGGATAGACCACTTATTGTGCCTAGGCAGCATTAGAGACAGACTAAGGGCAAGACCATTTAGACTCTCCAACATGTAAGAAGTGGCGGAGCAAGAAAAGGTTAGGAAACACAGAGATCGAGGTGTCACAGAGCCAATAAAAGGGATGGTTTCAAGAATAaaaatctgggccaggcgcatcggctcactcctgtaatcccagcattttgggaggcccagaccaaaggatcgcttgaggccaactTGGGTAACATAGTTAGTCCCCtctcgtctctactaacaataaaacaattagctggactTTGCGGcgcccatctgtaatcccactactggagaggctgaggtgggaggatggcttgaggccaggaggtcgaggatACAgggagccaggatcgcgccactgtactccagcttgggcaacagagcgagatcctatctgaaaataaatacacaaataaataaaaatctgatcGACAATGCAAACGCCGCAAATAGGTCAAGTAAGACCGGCATTGGAAAATATCCAATGGTTTAGGGGATTTTCAAAACTATGAGGTGACTTTTGTCAGTGCAGTCCCCGTGGAACAGCAGGCACAGAAGTCGGTTTTCAGGATCCTGAAGAATTAGTGGGCTGGGGACAGGCTAGATCAATTAAGTGTTTTTGACTTGccgatttgtttttaaaatttgccaaTGCATTTGACATGATGGCATGATTGAGGGTCCTGAAAAGATGTTGAAAGAACGAACCTGAAAGCCCAGGATGGGGAATAACCTGTGTAAAGCCAGTCACACTTGGACTGGAACTAGATGAAAGTCGCTTTCAATGCCAAGATGATCCGAAATGCTATCTGAAACGCTTTTACAAAGGGCAGGAGGAGACTTGCTGTTTATTGAGCGCTCACTGAGAGCCATCCCGTGTCCTAATTTGAGTCTAGGGATAAAACTGGAAGACAGATCGACTCCTTAGCCGGTTCTTTCCATGAAAACGTtgataatgaatttaaaaagcactCCCTCAAGTTTAACCTCTCCTGTAGTTGGTAACCCATCTGCATTCTTTAGAACGTCACAAGGAAGAAACCGTGCCCGGCGCAGCTTGCCCTGGAGCGCAGCTGGAGTGCGACTGAGTCTTCGCTCCGCTGAAGCCGGTTACTGTCCAGTGGGATTTCGCTCAAGCTTCAGCACCCCCAGGAGGGGAGGCGCCTACAGCGCGGGCCGCCAGCGTTTGGAGGGAGGCGGGCGCGGGCTGCAGGCACCGGGAGACTGCAAGAGCGAGAGACAGGGGCGCTGGGAGGCGTCTCCCGGGACCCATGTGTGCTCCGGTCGCCAGCGCGGTGGCCTGCCTAGCCCAGCCCAGCCCGGGCTTTCCTCACCACTCTCCGCGCGCCCGGCCCTGGGGGAGGCCGCTCCTCTCCGCGCCGCCGCCGGGTGCCCGTGACCACCCGGCGGCCGCTTTCGGTTCCGCGCCTTATAAGGCCTGACAGGGGGGTCACGTGCGTCCCGGGCCGCCCGCCGGGAGGAGGGGGCGGCGGGGGGGGAGGGGCGGGCAGCGGGGAGGAAAAGGGGAGGGCGCCGGGGGCGGAGGAAGGAGCGAGGGGCGGATTCTGCGCCCGtgggaggcggcggcggcggcggcggcggggagcgGACCGTTCGGAGCCGCGCAGGGGAGCGGGACcgtggagaaggaggaggtggcGGAGGAGGAAGGGACCGGCGCGGGGGCGGGAGAGCGCGGCGGAAGCCGGAGACGGCGGGTGGGCCGGTGGCTGGCCCTGGGCGGGGAGTCGGGGCGGCGGCGGCTGCCGAGAGGGACCGCGGCGAGAGAAGCGCATCCAGCAGCCCCGGcgcagcggcggcggcgggaaCCCGGGTCCGCGCGCCCGGGCGGCCGGCGGGCGCGGGCCGGCGCGATGGAGCCGCAGCACGTGCGCCCCGCGCCTGGCGCCCACAGCCCAGCGTGGGAGGAACCGGTGGGTACCGCGCCCGCGCCCACCCCCTCCCGCTTCTCCTCTGCTCCCCCCGCCCGGGCCGGGTTCCGTTCAGGAAATGGCCCGGGATGAGGTCCCCAGCTGCTTCCCAGCCGGGGCAGCGCTTCCTCCGCCGCCCGGGCTCCTCCTCGCGCGCCGCCTGAAGCGCCTTTGTCCGGCTGATCGAGGCTCTCCGCGAGCAACCGCTGGCGAACCGCTGGCGACGGCCCTGCGAGGACCGTTTCCCGGCTTCATCGACTCAACTTTTCACTTGCTTTGAGAGCGTGGGATGTAGGCGGGGGAGAGGAGAAGCCAGGCTGCGCGGTCGGCGTGGGGAGTCGGAAGAGCCCGGTTTTCCCTGCCGAGACCGCGCCCTGGTCGTCACCTGGGCGCGCAGGTTCCCGGGGACCCGCGCCTGGAGAGGGTGAGCGCGGCGCGGAGCCCAGAACCACGCCTCCGACTCCTGCCCGCCGCTAAAGCTTGGGCGTCTGGAGGGTGCAACGGGTTTTGCCGGGGACGAAGCTGAAAGCTGACTTCGCTTTCGCCTGGGATTTCGCTGCACACGCAACGCGGAGGTTGAGTAATTTTAGGAGCCAAGagtagtgtgtgtgcatgtcttaTGTGTGCAGGGACAAGGAGGAAGAGACCGGGGGGCTTTGGATTTGTTCCCTCAAACTCCCTcaacttccttctttcttccgaTTCTAACAGAACCGTCTCACATCCCTCCAGGGATTCCACCCCGGAATGCCCCTCTCTCACTCAGAGCTCTGGAAGCCTGTGTGGGCTGCCTTTTCCCTGGCGTCGAATTTTGGCTCTCCACACCCTGCCTCGATATTTGCTACTCCCTCTTGGTTGACATTCTGAGCCAGTCTGAAAAGCCCCGTCCGAAATTTCTGGCCTCACCCGTGTTCCGGTCAACGTGTTCGGATGCTGGTTTCCCAGGGACTCTCCGAGTCTGCTCAGGCCGGCCCTCTGCCTGTTGAGAGCCGCTAGGTCAGGTGCCAGGGTTGgctgtcctttttcttttctaagtatCTACGCTGTCAGCTCCTTTGCTCAGAGTACGTTTCTCGGCTTGATTCCTGACCTTTCAGAAGCGTCCTTCGACTCTGATCCCTCTGCATCTGCAGCTGTCTTTGCTTTCGTGAATTTGAACATGTCGTCAGGTTGCCCATCTGCTCAGGTTTCTTCCATTGTGGTTATCACGGGGGCTTAAGCTAGTctccaaattaaaaatacaatccaGTTTTGAAGTTTAAATCAAAGATCATTGAGAACTAAATTCAGTGACTTTACTTTTAAACTTTCCTGTAGGAACCTGGATACTTTAAGCCAACACCAATCACAATGGAAATATCCGGGTGTATGTTACTTTCCTTTAGGCTGCTGATGTCAGAACTACTTGACATTTAGAAGAttagagaaagaagttttttttttttcttctctaaagtgACAAATGAAATGCTCATTTATTTTCCACAGAAAATATTCAGTTTCCAGTCTTAGCACTGGAGCTTTTTAAAACTAGAGCCCTAACATAAATGTGTGAATGGACTGCAATGCTTTATCCAGACTGCAgaaccatcttttaaaaattaagtttattttccTTAAACACTGAAGACCTTTTCATTTGCTCTGCACCTATTTTCATTCCGCACCTATTATGTTCCAGGACTGTTGGATAGCAGTTACCAACAACAGAGAGACAGATCCTTGACCTCAGAAAGCTGAAGTTCTTAACTAAACAGAATGTCTTATTTCATATATGTTAATGGTTTACAATCAGAAAGTCACAGAAAATACATTAGAGATCATGGGTGTGAGGCTTCAAATAATACTTTTTACAAGCGACTTTATTCTAAACCCTGTGGTCACACAGATATGACCAAGTCCATCTAAGAACTAACAAGGGGAATTCTCATTTAACTtcttaaaaaaagacaatttatcCAAATTACTAAAAAGTGGCATATAAGGATAAATGTGGGATACATTAGGGAAAAAAGTGTTTAAATGTTAAATCTTCCAGGCATTTGTAGCAAGGGGAAGGGGGATGGAGAGACAATTTAATCTACATATGTTTTGAAGGGACACAAAATCCATCAGAATTGGGGATTTGTGACCTTTTTTGGGGTCAGCAATCCCTTTAAGAATCTGATCAAAGCTATGGACCCTCTTTCCCTCAAACATGCACTAATGTGACATACatgttacatacatatattttatatatgtatttatgtgtgtgtgtatatatatgtaaaacattttaatacaatttCAAGAGTATCACAGATTTCTTTAAGACCAATCTGGATCCTCAAGGACCTCAGGTTAGAAACACCTGCTTTGACTTGGACTCcgtttcaaagttttttttttaatttaaaaactttatgtttattttttttgagacagggacttgctctgttgcccaggctggagtgcagtgctgtgatcctagctcactgcagccaggaACTCCTGTACGagagggatcctcccgcctcagcctcctgagtagctaggactacaggcacatgccaccacgctgggctcattttggatatttttgtagaggtgggatctacccaggctggtctcaaacttgtggccttaagggatcctcctgacGTGGcatcccaaagagctaggattacaggtcagagtttataaaatttgctttttaaattcaaatataggCAACTTAATGCTTTACCATAAAAGTATGCTCATTTACatttatgaaaagaaatgttcaaTACTGAACAATATTGAATACGCTTAATATTCATTCTGTTCAATAATGAACAGATCCTGTTGCATTATCCCTTACGGGATAACATAAGGGCATGTACATATAACAATAGCATACGTGTAACCATTTACTCTCCTCattgtttgagacagtgtctcactgtgtcacccaggctggagtgcaggggccagattctcagctcactgcaacctctgcctcctgggctcaagcaattctcctacctcagcctcccaagtagctgggactataggtccttgccaccatgccgggctaattttggcATTTTCTTGTATAGATGGGCATGGTgctgcgcacctgtagtcccagctatgttgcccagactggccttgaactcctgggctcaagcaatctgtccacctcagcctcctaaagtgctgggattactggcatgagccactgcacctggcctgttcttACTCATTTTTGATGGAACCTAAAACATGATAGTGTGATTCTGCATGTAACTATTCAGGCAGAAGAGCAAACACAGTATCAGGAAT
This genomic window from Macaca fascicularis isolate 582-1 chromosome 17, T2T-MFA8v1.1 contains:
- the LOC135967991 gene encoding uncharacterized protein; the protein is MNLKSTPSSLTSPVVGNPSAFFRTSQGRNRARRSLPWSAAGVRLSLRSAEAGYCPVGFRSSFSTPRRGGAYSAGRQRLTGGSRASRAARREEGAAGGEGRAAGRKRGGRRGRRKERGADSAPVGGGGGGGGGERTVRSRAGERDRGEGGGGGGGRDRRGGGRARRKPETAGGPVAGPGRGVGAAAAAERDRGERSASSSPGAAAAAGTRVRAPGRPAGAGRRDGAAARAPRAWRPQPSVGGTEPSHIPPGIPPRNAPLSLRALEACVGCLFPGVEFWLSTPCLDICYSLLVDILSQSEKPRPKFLASPVFRSTCSDAGFPGTLRVCSGRPSAC